A window from Salarias fasciatus chromosome 11, fSalaFa1.1, whole genome shotgun sequence encodes these proteins:
- the LOC115396799 gene encoding fibrous sheath CABYR-binding protein-like, translated as MGCSSSSAQTVDQEKRPGTKPEETNGSTVAIKNGHIAEDAQTIEDQMQLPVQTAIPNGLQPGADDEKEVVLMALEAKEDLVADVVAAPEPEPEAAAPEEPPPEAAASAPGGDPAEPEAAEAAVEEAAPVETVAEEEAPPEVVALDEAPAVECVEAVEAEASVVAEPVVPEAVETPEAEEKAQTEPVQVSEEVKTEAPAAVVAVEAVAEVPTEVAEVVQAPAEAAPAEAAPEASTEVAEAVQAPAEAAPEVPAVAEAVEAPAEAAPEVPAVAEAVQAPVEAAAEASTEVAEAVQATVEVAAETPAEEAAALVEAEGPTDKSATEAASAPSEEVAPDQVSAPSEAAAPSEPSVPAEPAASVIDTAIAAATIPDMPLIPPATAEAQAESQPAAEAAAAAAAAAAPSTAPEAAAQQLQTAEEPATVPAASAAPEPSPDVVPVKAASQDTESEKAKKED; from the exons ATGGGTTGTTCTTCCTCCAGTGCACAGACTGTGGACCAAGAGAAGAGACCAGGTACAAAACCTGAAGAGACCAATGGAAGCACAGTTG CAATCAAAAATGGGCACATTGCAGAAGACGCACAGACCATCGAGGACCAGATGCAGCTGCCGGTGCAGACGGCCATACCCAACGGTCTTCAGCCAGGGGCCGACGATGAGAAAGAGGTCGTTCTAATGGCCCTGGAGGCCAAAGAAGACCTTGTAGCTGATGTTGTAGCGGCCCCTGAACCTGAGCCTGAAGCTGCTGCGCCTGAAGAGCCGCCTCCAGAAGCTGCAGCCTCCGCTCCAGGAGGAGACCCGGCTGAGCCcgaagctgctgaagcagcagtggaggaagCGGCCCCTGTAGAAACTGTAGCCGAGGAGGAGGCCCCTCCGGAGGTCGTGGCCCTCGATGAGGCCCCCGCTGTTGAATGTGTTGAAGCAGTGGAAGCAGAGGCCAGTGTTGTTGCTGAACCTGTGGTACCAGAAGCGGTAGAGACCCCAGAAGCTGAGGAGAAGGCCCAAACTGAGCCCGTTCAAGTTTCCGAGGAAGTGAAGACTGAAGCgccagcagcagtagtagctgTGGAAGCAGTCGCCGAGGTCCCAACAGAAGTAGCCGAGGTCGTCCAGGCTCCAGCAGAAGCGGCTCCAGCAGAAGCGGCTCCAGAGGCATCCACAGAAGTAGCTGAAGCTGTCCAAGCTCCTGCAGAAGCGGCTCCAGAGGTTCCCGCAGTCGCCGAGGCTGTTGAAGCTCCTGCAGAAGCGGCTCCAGAGGTTCCCGCAGTCGCCGAGGCTGTTCAAGCTCCTGTAGAAGCGGCTGCTGAGGCCTCCACAGAAGTGGCCGAGGCTGTGCAAGCCACTGTGGAAGTGGCTGCTGAGACACCAGCAGAAGAAGCCGCCGCGCTGGTGGAGGCAGAGGGTCCAACTGACAAATCTGCAACAGAGGCTGCCTCAGCTCCAAGTGAGGAAGTCGCTCCAGATCAGGTTTCAGCACCGAGTGAAGCCGCAGCACCATCCGAACCCTCGGTGCCTGCTGAACCTGCAGCGTCGGTCATAGACACAGCCATTGCTGCGGCGACTATTCCAGACATGCCTCTGATACCTCCAGCCACAGCGGAGGCCCAGGCTGAGTCCCAGCCTGCCgctgaggcagcagcagcagcagcagcagcagcagccccctccACAGCTCCAGAAGCTGCcgcccagcagctccagaccgCGGAGGAGCCAGCGACTGtcccagcagcctcagcagcaccTGAACCTTCACCTGACG TGGTCCCAGTGAAGGCGGCCTCGCAGGATACCGAGAGCGAGAAAGCCAAAAAGGAGGATTGA